The Meiothermus sp. genome segment GCTTCGACTGGCTATCTACACTTGTGTGTAATATTTTTTGGGTGTACTGATATAACCAGTACACGATTTTGCGGGTGTCGCTTATCAAGATATACACACATCGAAATTCTGCTGTCCAAGCCATACTCAAAAAAAGGAGGAACTGCCATGTCCAAACTGACCCCTGAGATGAAACTGGAAGCCGAGAAGCTCCGTCGTGAGTGGGAAACCAGCCCCCGCTGGAAAGGCATAAAGCGCGACTATACCGCCGAGGATGTGGTGCGCCTGCGCCCCAGCATTCTGCCCGAGCAGACCTTAGCCAAGGTGGGGGCCGAGCGGCTGTGGGAGCTTTTGCACACCCGCCCCTACGTGAACACCTTTGGAGCCTACACCGGCGCCCAGGCCGTGCAGATGGTGAAGGCCGGCCTCGAGGCCATCTACCTTTCGGGCTGGCAGGTGGCCGCCGACGCCAACCTGGGGGCCCAGACCTACCCCGACCAGTCGCTCTACCCGGCCAACTCGGTTCCGGCGGTGGTCAAGCGCATCAACAATGCCCTGCAACGGGCCGACCAGATTGAGCGCTCCGAGGGCGCGCCCCCGCCAGGCGCGGGCGGGCGCTACTGGTACGCCCCCATCGTGGCCGATGCCGAGGCCGGGTTTGGTGGCCCCCTCAACGCCTTCGAGCTGATGAAGGGCATGATCGAAGCCGGCGCTGCCGGGGTGCACTGGGAAGACCAGCTCAGTAGCGAGAAGAAGTGTGGCCACCTGGGGGGCAAGGTGCTCATTCCCACCTCGCAGCACATCCGCACCCTCAACGCCGCCCGGCTGGCCGCCGATGTCGCAGGCGTACCCAGCGTAATCATCTGCCGCACCGACGCCGAAGCCGCTACCCTCTTAACCAGTGACATTGACGAGCGTGACAGACCCTTTGTGAAAGAGGGCGAGCGCACCCCCGAGGGCTTTTACCGGATTCGCAACGGCCTCGAGGCCTGCATCACCCGCAGTCTGGCCTACGCCCCCTATGCCGACCTCCTCTGGATGGAGACCAGCACCCCCGACCTGGAAGTAGCCCGCAAGTTTGCCGAGGCCATACACCGCGAGTTCCCCGACAAGATGCTGGCCTACAACTGCTCGCCCAGCTTCAACTGGAAGAAAAACCTCGACGACGAGACCATCGCCAAGTTCCAGCGTGAGCTAGGGGCCATGGGCTACAAGTTCCAGTTCATCACCCTGGCCGGCTGGCACAACCTCAACTACCGCACTTTCGAGCTGGCCAAGGGCTACAAGGAACGCGGCATGAGCGCTTTTGTGGAGCTGCAGCAGCTCGAGTTCGCCGCCGAAAAAGACGGCTTCACCGCCGTCAAGCACCAGCGCGAGGTGGGGGCGGGCTACTTCGACGAGGTGCTGATGGCCATCACCGCCGGACAGGCCTCTACTGCGGCCCTGGTGGGCTCGACCGAGGAAGCACAGTTCCATTGATCGCTGATTAGCAAATTGCCCATACCTGTAATCAACACTCGCCGTTGCTGGCGGGTGTTTTTACTTTTGTGGGTACCGTCTACCCATAGCATTTCCGATCTTTAAGGGCGGTTTCAGGAAATAATACCAACTTTACTTGGACAGTTAGCTTTGAGGGTCGTCCCAAGCCCCCTCATCCGGCGACACCCCAGGTTCAGTCAAGCGTGTTCCTATTGCTGTTTGTAAATAGCGCTGTCGGGGTGTCGCCACCTTCTCCCTCCGGGGAGAAGGCAAGGGGTTCATGTGGATTTGGTATAAGACCGGATTCAAAAAGATAATCATCCAAACCAAAGATCCCCAGAGGCTATCTTTTTGAATCCTAGAGCACTAGAGCACACCCCTCCCGAACGGTCGGCAAAGAAAGCGTCCCCCTTCCAAGGGGCAGTATCGCCCTCCGCTACGCGGATAACTTCCAAGGGGCGGTATCGCCCTCCGCTACGCGGATAACTTCGGTCGGGTTGACTCGCTGCCGAACGCTTAACGAATCAACCGAATCTGGTATCACTTTGCAGTAAAGCGGGCGGTAACACCATCACTCGGGAGGCAGTTTACCTCCTCATCACCCTTGGAAGAACCAGGGGCAGCCTATAAGGTTTGCAGCCGAAATCGCGCCGCCAAAGCCTGCTGGGCCTGGCGGATACGCCAGAAGACCTGCCGCAGCATCTGCTGCTCGCGGGGGCTAAGGGCTTCCTGGGCCACGCGGTTGGCGGGGAGCTGACCCCGTCCTAAAGCAGCGAGCTGATGCTTCAGGCGCAGGTGGGCAAGGAACAAAAAGGCCTCGCTCAGGTCTTCGGCTTCTTCCCTAGGAAGCAGCCGGGCCTCGGCGGCGGCCCGCAGGCGCTCCGGGGTGGGGCGGGCCAAAGAGCCGGCCTCGAGGCCATACACCCGGGCCAGTGCCACGATGGCCGCCAGGCCCCCTTTCTTCAGGTTGATCTGCCCCGCTTCCCAGTGGATGCGGCCTAAGAAGCCCAAGGGCGGAGCAAAGGCCAGGGCCGAGCGGGCCAGGGCGGTGAGGAAAGCGCGGTTTTTGCCGGCCTGGCGCAGGTAACCGTGCAAAGGCTCCGGCGAAAGCCCCCCGGCAATCGAGCGGAAATCGAGAAACACCTGGGCCTCCAGGAGGCCCTCGCCTTCAGGGTTTTCCAACCACAGCCGGAAGCGGGCCGCCCACTCGGGCAGGGCGTAGCACCACCGATCGGCCATGAAGCCCCCTGGGCAGGGGGGGAACCCAGCCTCCAAAAGCCCCTCGAGCACGGCCTGGGCCAGGGCCTGGAAGTAGGGCCGGGCCGAGGGGTTTTGGAAGAGCAGGGCGTTGTCCTGATCTGTGAGCAGGGCCTGCTCGGTGCGGCCCTCTGAGCCCAGGGCCAGCCAGGCGTAGGGGCCGGGGGGCGGGCCCTGGCGGGCCTCGGCCCTTTGGAGCAAGCTGCGGGTCAGGGCATCGTTCAACAGGCTCACCTGGCGGGTGATGGCCGGCACCGCGAAGCCCGCAGCGAACATCTGTCGCACGATGGCCTCGAGCTGCCTCCGGTAGTCCTGGAGCAGGCCTAGGTCGTCTTCGTGGGCCAGCC includes the following:
- a CDS encoding DUF294 nucleotidyltransferase-like domain-containing protein, whose protein sequence is MRLLHFEPGAVILSPAQPEAEGLYVVFRGEVRLEQDGQTVAWLEPGEAFGYPSLLGQQPPSLTVRAEGQAACLLLAKEAFHRLLERPSFALFFSARLAERLRLFQPSALSLPDLGQPAGEAAEAAVWLEEGASVAQAARRLRERGVSALLLQTPEGLAILTDRDLRNRVLAEELPPSTPALRVASAPAKTLPQSTPLYEALAFMEQQGIHHLPLLEGSQVVGLLTDRAFLRRWLQTPLALLRRLAHEDDLGLLQDYRRQLEAIVRQMFAAGFAVPAITRQVSLLNDALTRSLLQRAEARQGPPPGPYAWLALGSEGRTEQALLTDQDNALLFQNPSARPYFQALAQAVLEGLLEAGFPPCPGGFMADRWCYALPEWAARFRLWLENPEGEGLLEAQVFLDFRSIAGGLSPEPLHGYLRQAGKNRAFLTALARSALAFAPPLGFLGRIHWEAGQINLKKGGLAAIVALARVYGLEAGSLARPTPERLRAAAEARLLPREEAEDLSEAFLFLAHLRLKHQLAALGRGQLPANRVAQEALSPREQQMLRQVFWRIRQAQQALAARFRLQTL
- the aceA gene encoding isocitrate lyase gives rise to the protein MSKLTPEMKLEAEKLRREWETSPRWKGIKRDYTAEDVVRLRPSILPEQTLAKVGAERLWELLHTRPYVNTFGAYTGAQAVQMVKAGLEAIYLSGWQVAADANLGAQTYPDQSLYPANSVPAVVKRINNALQRADQIERSEGAPPPGAGGRYWYAPIVADAEAGFGGPLNAFELMKGMIEAGAAGVHWEDQLSSEKKCGHLGGKVLIPTSQHIRTLNAARLAADVAGVPSVIICRTDAEAATLLTSDIDERDRPFVKEGERTPEGFYRIRNGLEACITRSLAYAPYADLLWMETSTPDLEVARKFAEAIHREFPDKMLAYNCSPSFNWKKNLDDETIAKFQRELGAMGYKFQFITLAGWHNLNYRTFELAKGYKERGMSAFVELQQLEFAAEKDGFTAVKHQREVGAGYFDEVLMAITAGQASTAALVGSTEEAQFH